A single genomic interval of Juglans regia cultivar Chandler chromosome 1, Walnut 2.0, whole genome shotgun sequence harbors:
- the LOC109010614 gene encoding tubulin-folding cofactor C → MENEEARSTSISSQALGSTLHKKHLSMLERLSNREQIRLDNSLARRSDSDSHSNLPSSSTAFLSRFSDSKRSIESRIAQSRLDHPTDPSQVRSLLDNISASISDLEKLVAESSYFLPSYEVRSSLKTISDLKQALETLNSELIPRKKFTFKNKSAKKDPTAEPNETTPENPESVSTKHVNLSFPVRDSPGFRNKKGEILVMNFKGSDIGEFTVSDLDSCEVRLTGSVRALFIHRLSNCRVYVGPVTGSILIDEADGCVFVMASHQIRIHNAKGCDFYLRVRSRPIIEDTSGVRFAPYCLNYEGVEEDLRGASLDEETGNWANVDDFRWLRAVQSPNWSVLPENERYEVVNISTLGGGTDGN, encoded by the coding sequence ATGGAAAACGAAGAAGCACGCTCAACCTCAATCTCAAGCCAAGCCCTAGGCTCAACCCTCCACAAAAAGCACCTCTCGATGCTCGAGCGCCTCTCCAACCGCGAACAAATTCGCCTCGACAACTCACTCGCCCGCCGATCGGACTCCGACTCCCACTCTAACTTGCCGTCGTCTTCTACCGCCTTCCTCTCCCGCTTCTCCGACTCCAAGCGCTCCATAGAGTCTCGAATCGCCCAGTCCCGACTCGACCATCCCACCGACCCGAGTCAAGTCAGATCCCTCCTCGACAATATCTCTGCCTCCATCTCCGACCTCGAGAAGCTCGTCGCCGAGAGCTCCTACTTTTTGCCTTCCTACGAGGTCCGTTCCTCACTTAAAACCATTTCCGACCTCAAACAAGCCCTCGAGACGCTGAATTCCGAGCTGATCCCCAGAAAGAAATTCACTTTCAAGAACAAATCCGCCAAGAAAGATCCAACCGCCGAACCCAACGAAACCACGCCCGAAAACCCTGAATCTGTTTCAACTAAACACGTGAATTTGAGTTTCCCGGTTAGGGATTCCCCGGGGTTTAGAAACAAAAAGGGTGAGATTTTGGTTATGAATTTCAAGGGTTCGGACATTGGAGAATTCACGGTTTCGGATCTCGATTCTTGCGAAGTGAGATTGACTGGTTCCGTGAGAGCATTATTTATCCATAGGCTGAGCAATTGTAGGGTCTATGTTGGGCCGGTAACGGGTTCGATTCTGATTGATGAAGCCGACGGGTGTGTGTTCGTGATGGCATCGCATCAAATTCGTATTCATAATGCCAAGGGTTGCGATTTTTACTTGAGAGTGAGGAGTAGGCCGATAATTGAGGATACTAGCGGCGTGAGGTTTGCGCCATATTGTTTGAACTATGAGGGTGTTGAGGAGGATCTGAGGGGTGCGAGTCTCGATGAGGAGACAGGGAACTGGGCCAATGTGGATGATTTCCGGTGGTTGCGTGCAGTGCAGTCGCCCAACTGGTCGGTTTTACCGGAGAACGAGAGGTATGAGGTGGTTAACATTTCAACTTTGGGAGGTGGAACTGACGGCAATTAA